In Macadamia integrifolia cultivar HAES 741 chromosome 12, SCU_Mint_v3, whole genome shotgun sequence, the following are encoded in one genomic region:
- the LOC122057270 gene encoding universal stress protein A-like protein: MAESEVQERRIVVAVDEGEESMYALSWCLKNVVSQVSKDTIILLYAKPISSVYPSVDGTGYMFSSDIIASMENYRRNLADCVMEKANNLCKDLPNIKVETRAQNGDPRDVICDVVEKINADLLVMGTHGYGLIKRAFLGSVSNHCAQNVKCPVLIVKKPKSVGNSSVCK; the protein is encoded by the exons ATGGCTGAATCGGAAGTGCAGGAACGCAGGATTGTGGTAGCGGTGGACGAAGGGGAGGAGAGTATGTATGCTCTATCCTGGTGTCTCAAGAACGTAGTTTCCCAAGTTTCGAAAGATACCATCATCCTCCTTTACGCCAAACCGATTTCCTCTGTCTACCCTAGTGTCGACGGAACAG GTTATATGTTTTCCTCTGATATAATTGCGTCGATGGAGAACTACAGGAGGAACTTGGCCGATTGTGTAATGGAGAAGGCCAATAACCTCTGCAAGGATCTTCCTAAT ATTAAGGTGGAGACGAGGGCGCAGAACGGAGATCCGAGGGATGTGATATGCGATGTGGTTGAGAAGATCAATGCTGATTTGTTGGTCATGGGAACCCATGGTTATGGTCTCATCAAGAG GGCTTTCCTTGGAAGTGTGAGTAATCACTGTGCGCAAAACGTTAAGTGCCCTGTTTTGATAGTGAAGAAGCCAAAATCGGTGGGTAACAGTAGTGTCTGCAAGTGA
- the LOC122058121 gene encoding dihydrolipoyl dehydrogenase 2, chloroplastic-like: protein MQASISLSAASHSSPTIARSDRTVEFISNNALKPVNLRFCGLRREALGFSALKRSASRPAVLSGRRSSSGKLSASLSQNGVSSKGFDYDLVIIGAGVGGHGAALHAVEKGMKTAIIEGDVVGGTCVNRGCVPSKALLAVSGRMRELQNENHLKALGLQVSAAGYDRQGVADHANNLASKIRSNLTNSMKALGVDILTGVGTILGPQKVKYGKVGFSDNVITAKDIIIATGSVPFVPKGIEVDGKTVITSDHALKLESVPDWIAIVGSGYIGLEFSDVYTALGSEVTFIEALDQLMPGFDPEIGKLAQRVLINPRKIDYHTGVFATKITPAKDGKPVTIELIDAKTKAPKDTLEVDAALIATGRAPFTKGLGLENINVETQRGFVPVDERMQVIDKNGKMVPHVYCIGDANGKMMLAHAASAQGISVIEQVSGKDHVLNHLSIPAACFTHPEISMVGLTEPQAREKGEKERFEVSVAKTSFKANTKALAENEGEGLAKLIYRPDNGEILGVHIFGLHAADLIHEASNAIALGTRIQDIKLAVHAHPTLSEVLDELFKSAKVSSVSSPVREPIAV, encoded by the exons atgcaggcTTCCATCTCCCTTTCAGCTGCGTCTCACTCCTCTCCCACCATTGCCAGATCCGACCGTACGGTTGAATTTATCTCTAACAATGCTCTCAAGCCTGTGAATCTCCGTTTCTGTGGTCTCAGAAGAGAGGCCCTCGGATTTTCTGCTTTGAAACGGTCTGCTTCTCGTCCAGCTGTGCTTTCGGGACGAAGGTCCTCCTCGGGGAAGTTATCAGCTTCGTTGTCGCAAAATGGTGTTTCCTCAAAGGGGTTTGACTACGATCTAGTTATTATTGGAGCTGGTGTCGGTGGTCATGGAGCTGCTCTTCATGCTGTCGAGAAG GGGATGAAAACTGCAATCATTGAGGGAGATGTGGTGGGAGGAACTTGTGTAAACAGAGGTTGTGTTCCTTCTAAAGCTCTGCTTGCTGTGAGTGGTCGGATGCGGGAACTTCAGAATGAGAATCACTTGAAAGCATTGGGTTTGCAG GTTTCGGCTGCTGGGTATGACAGACAAGGAGTTGCTGATCATGCAAATAACCTTGCTTCAAAAATTCGTAGTAACTTGACCAATTCAATGAAAGCTCTTGGTGTGGATATATTAACAGGTGTTGGCACAATTTTG GGTCCACAAAAGGTGAAATATGGAAAAGTTGGCTTCTCTGACAATGTCATAACTGCTAAAGACATAATTATTGCAACTGGCTCTGTTCCTTTTGTTCCCAAGGGCATCGAAGTTGATG GAAAAACCGTCATTACCAGTGATCATGCGCTCAAGCTGGAGTCTGTTCCTGATTGGATAGCAATTGTAGGAAGTGGTTACATTGGCCTTGAATTCAGTGATGTGTATACGGCACTTGGAAGTGAG GTTACTTTTATTGAAGCGCTGGATCAGCTCATGCCTGGCTTTGATCCTGAAATCGGAAAGCTAGCCCAGAGAGTTCTCATAAATCCTCGAAAAATTGATTACCATACTGGTGTATTTGCAACCAAG ATTACTCCAGCAAAGGATGGAAAACCTGTCACTATTGAGCTTATTGATGCAAAGACAAAAGCTCCAAAAGATACTTTGGAG GTGGATGCTGCACTTATTGCAACTGGAAGGGCTCCATTCACAAAAGGACTTGGCTTGGAAAAT ATTAACGTAGAAACACAACGTGGTTTTGTTCCTGTTGATGAGCGCATGCAAGTAATTGACAAGAATGGCAAAATG GTTCCACATGTATATTGCATTGGTGATGCTAATGGGAAAATGATGCTTGCTCATGCTGCAAGCGCACAAGGGATATCTG TTATTGAACAAGTCAGTGGGAAGGATCATGTGCTAAACCATTTAAGCATTCCGGCAGCCTGCTTCACTCATCCTGAAATTAGTATGGTTGGCTTGACAGAG CCTCAAGCAAGGGAGAAAGGTGAAAAGGAACGATTTGAAGTAAGTGTTGCCAAGACTAGCTTTAAGGCTAACACAAAGGCCCTAGCAGAAAATGAAGGAGAGGGGCTAGCTAAG TTGATATACAGGCCTGACAATGGAGAGATTTTGGGAGTTCATATTTTTGGGTTGCATGCTGCGGACCTCATCCATGAAGCATCCAATGCAATAGCCTTGGGCACACGTATTCAG GATATAAAGCTTGCTGTACATGCACATCCAACCTTGTCAGAAGTGCTTGATGAGCTCTTCAAATCAGCCAAG GTCTCTAGTGTTTCTAGCCCAGTCAGAGAACCAATTGCTGTATAA
- the LOC122057269 gene encoding universal stress protein A-like protein has translation MAESEVPERRIVVAVDEGEESMYALSWCLKNVVSRDSKDNLILLYAKPTYSVYPAIDGTGYMFSSDVIASMEKYRRNLADCVMEKANNLCKDLPNIKVQTRVENGDPRDVICDVVEKINADLLVMGTHGYGLIKRAFLGSVSNHCAQNVNCPVLIVKKPKSVGTISACK, from the exons ATGGCTGAATCGGAAGTTCCGGAACGCAGGATTGTGGTAGCGGTGGACGAAGGAGAGGAGAGTATGTATGCTCTATCCTGGTGTCTCAAGAACGTAGTTTCCCGAGATTCGAAAGATAACCTCATCCTCCTTTACGCCAAACCGACTTACTCTGTCTACCCTGCTATCGACGGAACAG GTTATATGTTTTCCTCTGATGTAATTGCGTCAATGGAGAAATACAGGAGGAATTTGGCCGATTGTGTAATGGAGAAGGCCAATAACCTCTGCAAGGATCTTCCTAAT ATTAAGGTGCAGACGAGGGTGGAGAACGGGGACCCGAGGGATGTGATATGCGACGTGGTTGAGAAGATCAATGCTGATTTGTTGGTTATGGGAACCCATGGTTATGGTCTCATCAAGAG GGCTTTCCTTGGAAGTGTGAGTAATCACTGCGCGCAAAACGTGAATTGCCCTGTTTTGATAGTGAAGAAGCCAAAATCGGTGGGTACCATTAGTGCCTGCAAGTGA
- the LOC122057211 gene encoding 60S ribosomal protein L29-1-like — translation MAKSKNHTAHNQSHKAHRNGIKKPRRHRHTSTKGMDPKFLRNQRYARKHNNQAGGSAAEEEE, via the exons ATGGCGAAGTCGAAGAACCACACTGCGCATAACCAGTCACACAAGGCTCACAGGAATGGAATCAAGAAGCCCAGGAGGCATAGACACACCTCCACCAAAGGG ATGGATCCCAAGTTCTTGAGGAACCAGAGGTATGCTAGGAAGCACAACAATCAGGCTGGTGGATCAGCTGCCGAGGAGGAAGAGTAA